In the genome of Metabacillus litoralis, the window CTGTTTCCTGTTGCGGCTATAATCGAAACGACCAGAGCGGCAAATGCAATCATCGTATCCAACTCTTCACGCGTGATGTACAAGGCATCACCCCCGATCTGCCCCGGGAGTAACCACCGCAGCCCAACCCCTGCATAGTAACTTGTTATATTATACCATTTTTAGAAGCTGCTTTTTATCTCACTATTTTCCTATCTACTGCTAAATTATAATTTAAATTTATTGACAACTACCTTTAATTCCTCAGCCATTTGCGCAAGAGCTTGAGCTGATGCATCAATTTCTTCCATCGAAGCCAATTGTTCTTCAGCTGAAGCTGCTACCTCTTCAGAGCTTGCCGCATTAGCTTGGGAGAGTTGAGATATTTCCATAGCTGAATTGGTAATTTCATCAATGCTAGCCGATATTTGTTGAACAGTTGCTGTTACCTGTTCAATTTGTGGTGTCATATTTCTTGTACTAGAAAGGATTTGCGTGAACTTATCAGATGTTTGTTCTGATACTTTTACCCCTTCCTCAACATTCGTGACAACTTCATTCATGATGTTCACTGATTCATCAGTATCTTTTTGGACTAAGGCAATTAACTCTGCAATACTTTTTGTAGACACTTGTGATTGCTCAGCTAATTTTCTTACCTCATCTGCAACAACAGCAAAACCTTTACCATGCTCACCAGCTCTAGCTGCTTCAATCGCTGCATTTAAGGCTAATAAATTTGTTTGTTCAGCAATACCGCTGATCACATCTAATATCGAGCCAATTTCTTTTGATCGTTTTGATAATGAGGTCACTTTTTCGTTTGAACGACTAATAGACTCAGAGATAAACTTCATTTGTGCCAAATTATTTTCAACAAACGTTCCACCTTCCTCGGCTTCTTTTGTTGTTTGTCGTGATAGTTCAGACACATTTGCTGAGCTTTCAGAAATATGTTGAATTCCTTGTAAAACCTCTTGTAATGAAGTTGTGTTGCTTTCTAATTTTGTTGTGGTTTCTTCAGCCCCACTTGAAATCTCCTGAATTGCAGATGAAACAGTTTCTGATGCTCTACTTGATTGTTCCGCACTTGCATTCAATTGCTCTGCTGATGCCGCTACTTGATCAGAGCTTGTATAAATCGAACTAATCATTTCTTTTAAGTTATCTGTCATTTGTTCAAAAGACTCATTTAGATAATAGATTTCATCTCTACTCTTAATCTTTAATTTTTCGACGTTTAAATCTCCAGCTGCTACTTGCTTTGCCATGTTTCCTAATTTTACAACAGGTCGTGATATGAAGATGGAAATAACAACACCACATGCAATAGCAAATAATAGGGCAAAAACACTTAAAATCACTACTTTCACTCTTGCGTTATCTGATGATTCATGTGTTTCCTTATATCGAACATCTAATATTTCTTTTAACCAATTATGCATTGAAAGGGTATCTTCTGTTAGACGAGTGCTTATAGGAACAATTTGCGCTAGTCCCTTATCAATAGCTTTCTCTTTATCAACCAAACTTTCATCCAGAATTTGATTTGCCTTTTCTCTAAACTCAATATTCGAGTTCTCAATTGAATTTAAACGATCAACCGTTTCCTGCAAAGTGGATAATTCTTTCCCTTTTAAAATTGCCGCATTAATACGATCATTTGCTTCATTCATTTTGTCTCGATAGCTATTATCACCATATAGCAAAAATG includes:
- a CDS encoding methyl-accepting chemotaxis protein, yielding MKLTIKRKLIGSFLIVSLIFGIASYVSYSNMKQSNESYNYIVETVTEIRAITQSIQTDSAQQSGYYRAFLLYGDNSYRDKMNEANDRINAAILKGKELSTLQETVDRLNSIENSNIEFREKANQILDESLVDKEKAIDKGLAQIVPISTRLTEDTLSMHNWLKEILDVRYKETHESSDNARVKVVILSVFALLFAIACGVVISIFISRPVVKLGNMAKQVAAGDLNVEKLKIKSRDEIYYLNESFEQMTDNLKEMISSIYTSSDQVAASAEQLNASAEQSSRASETVSSAIQEISSGAEETTTKLESNTTSLQEVLQGIQHISESSANVSELSRQTTKEAEEGGTFVENNLAQMKFISESISRSNEKVTSLSKRSKEIGSILDVISGIAEQTNLLALNAAIEAARAGEHGKGFAVVADEVRKLAEQSQVSTKSIAELIALVQKDTDESVNIMNEVVTNVEEGVKVSEQTSDKFTQILSSTRNMTPQIEQVTATVQQISASIDEITNSAMEISQLSQANAASSEEVAASAEEQLASMEEIDASAQALAQMAEELKVVVNKFKL